The Cryptomeria japonica chromosome 2, Sugi_1.0, whole genome shotgun sequence region TAGACTCTAAATAGAAATGAAATCCCATCATAACAAGGGTGGATTTGTCATGTGGATTTGTCATGACATTACATAACTGTGAGAAGTGAATCTGACCCTGCCAatcattttttgattttatttttatttatcttaaAAATTATTTAGATATTGGCTGATTCCCATATTTCAAAGGAGTCCAACCTTGTCAATCCACTTATTTTTGAACACATGAATGTTTGTGAAAGTGATTAtattgtttttgaatttgattATGTCACCTTTTTATCATCAATAGATGAAATGCATATCTTTGTGCCAAATTAGTTTGTAAAAcctataaacaatattatttctatGGGCATCCAATTTTACGCTAATagctagcttcaacccttttggtTTAAGATGAAATGTAGGATATACCAATCCACCCTGTGATCAAATTTCATTTCTATATATACCCAAAAAATTATGTAGATATTGGCCTTATAACCAGATTCCAAAGGAGTCCAACCTGGCCAATCCACTTATCCCTGAGCACATGAACGTTTGTGAAAGATGATATGCGTTGACTTTCAACATACCTTACGCCAACTTAGTTTGCCTATAAGACTTTATTTATCTTAGGCTTGTTTTACTTTCTATGGACATCAAATTTTACAGTAAAAGCTCATAACCTCATAGCTAGCTTCAATTATTTTTGGTTTAAGATGAAATTTAGGGTATATTTGACCATATGTGTGATGAAGCCTAATGTGTTTCTTTTCTGAATCTCATTTAAGCTTTTATAAACTTTGCATCTTGTGATGGATCTATCTAAGCAGTTACTGACTATGAAATTGAACTTCTATTATTGCAGGTGGTCATTAATTGCAGGGCGTATACCAGGCAGAACTGATAATGATATCAAGAACTACTGGAATACCCATTTGAGCAAGAAATCTTCCAATGGATTTACTTCTGTTAAACAACATGCGCCTGTTGTAAAAGCAGTAGCTTCATGTAACAAGCCAAAAAGTGCTTACCAGGATGGTCACAATGTTGAAACTGTAGCTTACACAGAAAATTCTACTGCAATAGAAAACTTGGAGGGTTTCATGATAGGGGAACTGTCAAATTCCTCAATTAAAAACATTCCCAGTTTGAACTACTTCCCATTGATGGGTATTGCAGGTGGAGAGATGGGTATCACAGCTTCCTCTACTCCTAATATGCCAGAGTATGTCTTCTCCTATTCTGATCTCTATCAGGATGGCTCTGGGTTGTACTCAAATAGTCACTGTCCTCTGTCATTTCCTGTGCAGTCTGAAACTTACTTGACAAATCAGAATTCAGAACTCTTACTTTCTTATCAGTGGTGGGACTCAAGGTTTGATATTGTGTCAGCATTCAACAATAATACCAATACCATGGATCTGGATGAATATGAATATGGAAACAAGCACCTATGCCTCAACTGATCTGCTTTGGCCCTTGTTATTCTAAATCTAACTTGGCTACTTGTCAAGCTTAAGCTGCCCAAATAAGCTGATATGTTGTATTACTGTTTGATAGATATGTAGTATAAACATggcaaataaaaaaattcattgtcCATGATCACTGTATGTAAGTTTTACGAAATAtattgaatgaaaaaaaaaaagcgTGTAAGAAGGTTTGTTGTTTTAAGTCAAATCATTTTCTTGCGAAAAACAAACAATTGAAAAAAACAGAAACTCCTCTTATTAAAGGAGAGAATGAACCTACTTTATGTACCTCAAGTTTTTAAAtggtattattatattttaaaatggtgcattgaattttttttttaaatagcatGTTTTTTAATATGAATTAAGAGTTTAAAGTTAGTGTTTAAAGTTATAGGTATGGATTATATAGTCCAATCAATCACATCTTTGTTGAGTTGTCAAAAAAATCAGATAAAAGTTTATACACCAAAATATGTATTActaataattttatatatatctttatatGATTGTTTGTCTCTTTGCTTATGAAATGTTTAATTATACATACATTGATTCTTTATTAAATATCTATTAATATTTATTTCTCAATCACTAATTTAACTTAAAGTCTAAATATACATTTATTGATTCTTTATTAAATTTCTATTAGTCAAAGAGGTTCTCATGCTTACCTAGCAAATTAAAAATGAATTTATGGACAAACCTCCATAAAAATATATACAACGCCATAATAACTATTGATACAATTCATTACCAAATCCCTTCCCCTATTTTTCTTAACATCCAAATAATCGCACGATCTCAAATaacaatttataaaataaaaaattaagccaACAGAACTTAAACTCTAGAACTTTCCTTCTTTTACAAAATCCAGAGACAACTCAAAACAAATGCCTATAGATTAATGTGAGCAATGGTGAATGCTCTCCCCTAAAAAGAAAACAATCTGAAAAAGCTTGTGACATGTACTCAAAGCTATTGACCAATTTCTTTACAATACAAGCAAATACCTAACAGAAATGAAAAACATTATCTTGTTGCAAATTTTGTTAAAGGTTCTTTTTCATAAAACCTTAAAAAGACTCCTCACATTGTAGGGCACCCAATGCACTtacaattaaaaacattaaaatcacATCCTATAAACTATTTACATATAAATTGTGGTAACGATATTTAAATgaaattgatggattggatttatatcatttttaaaaaaaagtattaCTTTATGTTTTGTATTAAATTGGATTTTAGGAAGATTATTCAATTTTTAGGCATTATTTTAGCTTTTGCTTTTTATTTATATGATATTCTTTTTATTTTTAGTATATGTGAAAATATAAATACAACTCTATACTTAAATTAATAATACTaaactttataattaaaatttgCATAAGAATACCCTCAGTTCAGGGGGCTCAATGAATCCATCATTTTGTCAATTCCTAAAAGGAAGGCATTTGGAAGGAAAATATGAGGGATGGTTAAAGGTGAACTTCGATGGTACATCTATAAGCAATCGAGAAGAGTGTGAAGTAAGATGCCTACTTTGTGACCACCAAGGAAGAATCATTACATCTAAATCTAAATATCTAGAAAAGGGGATGAATAACAAGGCTGAATTTCAAGAGGCCCTTATGGCTCTGCAATGTGCTTGAGAGCAAAAGGCAAACAAGATTCACTTGGAGGGCGACTTCCTTCTTACTATCAATTCTATCAAACAAGAATACACACAAAACTAGCGGTAGGCAAAATGGCTTCTGAGTAGTATAAGCCAGCCACATTTATAGGGAGGCGAGATGTGGTAGATGACTTAGTTCAGAAAGTGGCAAAGATGACCATTGTGCAAATGATGCAATCCTAATTATTGCAAGGCAATGTCGATATTCCTAGTGATACCAAGTGGAAAGGGAAGGATGACGAAAAACAATgcataaattataaaatatgatGATCGAGTTGTGGCAAGACATAAGCATTTATGTTTTCATAATGGAGGTGTTGGGAGGTTCGAGACAGAAGCATGTGTAATTTTAATCCCGACATACAAGGCAATATGGACATGGTTAAGATGGTTTGTGGAAAGAGATAGATGGCATTTTGGGGTGAAATAACAAAACCAGGGATGCTTAGGGTGCTTAAAAGACAAGCCACAAGTTGGTTGTCCATGTCATTGGAATGGTTCCTGGGGAGCATTCTCTAAGGTCGGACCAAGTTGGTTGTTCATGTCATTGAAATAATTTGTAAATCTTAACTAAGCCAACCACTAATCTTAGAtttacaaactaattcaacacaacAGCAATGAAGAATCTATCAAACATGCAAATACTAATGAAATCAAATAACGCATACCTTTAGGATGTAGCTATTCTGACTCTAAAAACACAATACGTTTGCACGGAAAGTGCAAAACACGAAATTTAGTTGCACATTATACACTATTGATTTTGCAAGCTACGACTATGATTTTCCAAGCGATCAATAACACGATGTACGATTTGGTTGTTTTGGAGCTAGTTTAGCTTATGCCTACCTTTCACACATCCACCAAGCTTGTCTTtattgttctcctatcctccatgatcttgtatttgatagTATTGCCCTCAAATTTGTGTTTCACTTGTATAAGAGGTAATGAAAGAATGGAGTGTGGTTTCTTAATGATGTATGTTAGAATAATTTTAACATAATCTGGGTACTCCAATGATTGCTTGATTCTCCAAAATGGAAGGAAAAAACCTCTGCTATAAAAATCTTCAAGAGAATCAAGGGTTTATATTAAGAGGTGGGATTATGAATGGCCAAGATCACATAGATGAAAGAGACTCAATAGGATTTAAAAGGTGAAAGGTAGAAGCTAAGGGTGAATAGGATTGAGAGGTTAATTTGAAATGAAGGGATAAAATTGAGGGGTAGGTAATTTAGGGAGATATGTTGTCATGTggataagaagaaaaaggtaaataaattaattaaataaataaaagtatttatttaattaatagaagaaaggtttaaatatttatttaatctagaagAGAAGTGGAAactgattaaataaataataaatatttaattaattaaaggataatTTTAGATGTTTAGAATGTCAAGTGAGGTTTGTTGGTTTAATTGTGCATTTCTTATTTTTTGGTGAAAAACATATGTTGAAGCCATAAAGGTTGGACACTTTTTTGTAGAAGTATTTTTAATAGGTGTAAATATTGGAGTTAGAAATGATACCATTGGTAGTATAGGGCTATGCCACCATAGGGAAGTGCAGTAGGTGATAGTAGATGGGTTGGATAGTCATGGCTCAGTAGTCTGATAAGATTATATGGATAGAGATACAATATGTAATATATTTTGATTCTAATACAAGGGTGCAACCCCCTTAGGTTGAGTTTCATCGATCAAAAAAATTATAtaagattttaaaaaaatagatGTCTATTTTTTAGAATCATAATttgtttttaatcattttaatatctACAAAAAAATTGATAAGTTTTTAatcataaaattttaattatttaatcataattTTTACTATAATGTttctattatattataattaattataatatttttactcATGTgagaattataattaatattacataaatataataaaaaatataatcttaaagtacaacttgagttggcctagtggtggagaacatGTGCTCTTGAAAgaaaggtcacaagttcaaatccctgGTATGGGCCAGCACCCTTTGTATTAATTTTAAACCtgcttaaaaaaataattatttttgcaAAATGGCTTATTCACTTATGAAACAGATGTTAATGATAAGTCATATCAATATAACTACCTATCTACCCATAATCCACAGTTGGATATATCAAAATTGCAACAACCTACCTATAGAGTTATCTTCAACACCCACTTGAAAAGTAGAAATTACAATCTATATTTAAAAGCAACAACAAAACACAATTTTTAGGCCTTTCTTGCCTTCTTGTTTAAACACTGGCTCTGAGACCTCCTCAGCTCCCCACTTGTGTTTGCAAGTGTCTTCTATTGTCCTTTGCATGCTTCATGAATGGAGACCTCATCATATTCACTATCTAGAGCCTCTTCCACCCTTCTCACACacttcatcacttctaccatagCCACCACTGGGTATTCAAACCCACATTCAACATGGGTCGATCTTCTAGCAACTTCTTCCACATCTCTGGAGTCCTCCTCAATCCACTCTTGTTCACTTTCTGGCAGCACTAGAATCTTTGTCTCCATACTCTCCTCCTCACTATCACTTTCCACCAACATCCCCTCCATCTCCATGCACTCTTTGACCCATTCTTCTGGTGGAGGATGTAGAATGTTTGCTAGGCATTCTAGGAAAATCGGGCTCCTCTCAGTTCCCCCCTATGTTCTTGCactttttctatttctatcatccaCACAAGTGGGAATTTTTGGACGTTGCCTTCACACCTACGGGTCATATAGTAATAAATTGTGGCATGTGCACCATCAGCTTCTTGTCAACATTGTCCAACACTGCATCATTCCCCCCCAAATAGGTA contains the following coding sequences:
- the LOC131065945 gene encoding transcription repressor MYB5 is translated as MGHNAQDGLKKGPWTPEEDLVLYKFIQEHGEGRWRAVPSKTGLRRCGKSCRLRWLNYLSPKVKRGNISPDEEELIIRLHKLLGNRWSLIAGRIPGRTDNDIKNYWNTHLSKKSSNGFTSVKQHAPVVKAVASCNKPKSAYQDGHNVETVAYTENSTAIENLEGFMIGELSNSSIKNIPSLNYFPLMGIAGGEMGITASSTPNMPEYVFSYSDLYQDGSGLYSNSHCPLSFPVQSETYLTNQNSELLLSYQWWDSRFDIVSAFNNNTNTMDLDEYEYGNKHLCLN